In Chloroflexota bacterium, one DNA window encodes the following:
- the nusA gene encoding transcription termination/antitermination protein NusA yields MKSEFLAAITQLSSEKGVPKEMVLDALKAALVSAYKRNFDAPANDLEAELRPDEPQERSIAIMRRALVVEDLIEEQPDGVAVWDQIKLADAQAIPADKIAEGEPTVGGYIRYDVTPPAFGRIAAQTAKQVVLQKLRDAERQMVFNEFAERKDEIVHGVIQRIEAGTAIVELGRAEAIMPRAEQVPTERYYPGQRIRVYVAEVHDTHRGPQIVVSRAHRLMLRRLFEQEVPEIFDGRVEIKAIAREAGARSKVAVQARQQGIDPVGSCVGMRGVRIQNVVNELNGEKIDVVEWAEDPSRYVANALSPAQVVRVSVDEDTKTATVVVPERQLSLAIGKEGQNARLAAKLTGWRIDIKSEAAMRAAAERAREASEAAGEPALAEAGAQTPGEVRSEG; encoded by the coding sequence ATGAAGTCCGAATTTCTTGCCGCGATCACGCAGCTCAGCAGCGAAAAGGGCGTTCCGAAGGAGATGGTCCTTGACGCGCTCAAGGCCGCCCTGGTGTCCGCCTACAAGCGCAACTTTGACGCTCCCGCCAACGACCTCGAGGCCGAGCTGAGGCCCGACGAGCCGCAAGAGCGGTCTATCGCCATCATGCGCCGCGCCCTGGTGGTCGAGGACTTGATCGAAGAGCAGCCCGACGGCGTCGCTGTCTGGGATCAGATCAAGCTGGCCGACGCCCAGGCGATCCCTGCCGACAAGATCGCCGAGGGCGAGCCGACCGTCGGCGGGTACATCCGCTACGACGTGACGCCGCCGGCTTTCGGGCGGATCGCCGCGCAGACGGCGAAGCAGGTGGTCCTGCAGAAGCTGCGGGACGCCGAGCGTCAGATGGTCTTCAACGAGTTCGCCGAGCGGAAGGACGAGATCGTGCACGGCGTGATCCAGCGGATCGAGGCCGGCACGGCGATTGTCGAGCTGGGGCGAGCCGAGGCGATCATGCCGCGCGCCGAGCAGGTGCCCACCGAGCGGTACTACCCGGGCCAGCGCATCCGCGTGTACGTGGCCGAGGTTCACGACACCCATCGCGGCCCGCAGATCGTGGTGTCGCGGGCACACCGCCTGATGCTGCGGCGTCTCTTCGAGCAGGAGGTGCCGGAGATCTTCGATGGCCGCGTGGAGATCAAGGCGATCGCCCGTGAGGCCGGGGCGCGCTCGAAAGTAGCGGTCCAGGCGCGGCAGCAGGGCATCGACCCGGTCGGCTCGTGCGTGGGTATGCGCGGCGTGCGGATTCAGAACGTCGTCAACGAGCTGAACGGCGAGAAGATCGACGTGGTCGAGTGGGCTGAAGACCCCTCCCGCTACGTCGCGAACGCGCTCAGCCCGGCCCAGGTGGTGCGGGTCAGCGTGGACGAAGACACCAAGACGGCCACGGTCGTCGTGCCCGAGCGCCAGTTGTCCCTGGCCATCGGCAAGGAAGGACAGAACGCGCGCCTCGCCGCCAAGCTCACCGGCTGGCGGATCGACATCAAGAGTGAGGCCGCGATGCGGGCAGCCGCCGAGCGTGCCCGCGAAGCAAGCGAAGCCGCGGGCGAGCCTGCGCTCGCCGAGGCCGGCGCGCAGACGCCCGGTGAGGTGCGAAGCGAGGGGTAG
- a CDS encoding MgtC/SapB family protein, which yields MTAAWSDQPLFAISEGGRRLGLRHHSCSKIAPSYAGARGYPSSARVRSSVPDVAPNAIPWPHVPILFRLGLALGIGLFVGLERERRGKEAGVRTFAFAALLGCMGGLLGDAYALLGMGLLGVLVALLCWQTIRANGAIELTTSAALLVTGFAGVAAGQGHTFTPVAVGVLTAALLTWKEHLAGFSVGLREVELRSAVLLAILTFVVYPVLPTEPVDPWGMVEPRAAWVTVILIAALGFGNYILLKLYGARGVAVAGFLGGLVNSTVTVTELAGRVRDTGGRLTGMAYRGVLLSTTAMVVRNVALLAMLAPAALASAVLPLGLMLVAALLLAWLAPIDGHDKTGAPAIELESPFSLRAALKFGLIFLTLEVVGTLAQVMLGQAGFYAVSLVGGVVSSASAVASAASLAEHARITPATASTGAVLASIASAMINLPLVARVGGHPALTRRLLGAMSAIAVVGLLGISTVWLTDVSPMLEHAMLVVTSR from the coding sequence ATGACAGCTGCCTGGTCAGATCAGCCGCTGTTCGCGATCTCTGAAGGTGGCCGTCGTCTGGGTCTCCGGCACCATTCTTGCAGCAAGATCGCTCCATCTTACGCGGGTGCGAGGGGATATCCGAGCAGCGCGAGAGTGAGGTCATCCGTGCCCGATGTCGCCCCGAACGCCATCCCCTGGCCCCACGTGCCAATCCTCTTTCGGCTCGGGTTGGCGCTCGGGATCGGGCTGTTCGTGGGGCTTGAGCGGGAGCGACGCGGCAAGGAGGCCGGCGTCCGCACGTTCGCGTTCGCGGCGCTGCTCGGATGCATGGGCGGCCTGCTGGGCGATGCGTACGCCCTGTTGGGCATGGGACTGCTGGGGGTGCTGGTGGCGCTCCTCTGCTGGCAGACCATCCGCGCGAACGGCGCCATCGAGCTGACGACCTCGGCGGCGCTGCTGGTGACCGGCTTCGCCGGGGTGGCGGCCGGCCAGGGGCACACCTTCACGCCGGTGGCCGTCGGCGTCCTGACGGCGGCGCTGCTCACCTGGAAGGAGCACCTGGCTGGCTTCAGCGTCGGGCTGCGCGAGGTCGAGCTGCGGTCAGCCGTTCTGCTCGCCATCCTGACGTTCGTGGTCTATCCGGTGCTGCCCACCGAGCCGGTCGATCCGTGGGGCATGGTCGAGCCGCGTGCGGCCTGGGTGACGGTGATCCTGATCGCGGCGCTCGGCTTCGGGAACTACATCCTGCTCAAACTCTACGGCGCGCGCGGCGTGGCGGTGGCCGGGTTCCTGGGCGGGCTGGTCAACAGCACGGTGACCGTCACCGAGCTGGCAGGGCGCGTCCGCGACACCGGTGGTCGGCTGACCGGCATGGCCTACCGAGGCGTCCTGCTCTCGACGACGGCTATGGTGGTCCGAAACGTGGCCTTGCTCGCGATGCTGGCGCCGGCCGCCCTGGCCTCCGCCGTCCTGCCGCTGGGGCTGATGCTGGTGGCGGCGCTGCTGCTGGCGTGGCTGGCGCCGATAGACGGGCACGACAAGACCGGTGCACCGGCGATCGAGCTTGAGTCGCCGTTCTCGCTGCGGGCGGCGTTGAAGTTCGGGCTGATCTTCCTGACGCTGGAAGTCGTCGGGACGCTGGCGCAGGTGATGCTCGGGCAGGCGGGCTTCTACGCCGTCAGCCTCGTCGGCGGCGTTGTCTCGAGCGCCTCGGCGGTCGCGTCCGCCGCGTCGCTCGCCGAGCATGCGCGCATCACGCCCGCCACCGCGAGCACCGGAGCCGTGCTGGCATCCATCGCCAGCGCCATGATCAATCTGCCGCTGGTGGCACGGGTCGGCGGGCACCCTGCGCTCACCCGACGACTCCTGGGGGCCATGTCGGCCATCGCCGTCGTCGGCCTGCTGGGCATCAGCACGGTCTGGCTCACCGACGTATCCCCGATGCTGGAGCACGCCATGTTAGTCGTGACGAGCCGGTAG
- a CDS encoding ABC transporter permease has product MIPYLIRRLWQSVIVVFGVVTVVFFVLQLTGDPVRIMLGETASEEDIQNVKRQMGLDRPIYEQYVSFLVKAGRGDFGESIRQRGQPAMAIVLSRYPATIKLAFLALATSVLLATILGVISAIKRYTWIDSVVMFLALIGQSVPNFWLGIMLVLIVAVQFGWLPSQGAGDGGLRYLILPMLTLAAPGLARLTRLVRSGMLDILGHDYIRTARAKGLHESRVVFGHALKNAAIPLVTVIGLDMGALLGGAVVTEQIFAWPGVGLEVIIAINGRDFPVVQAAVFVVAVSFVLINLVVDLAYTWLDPRVRLV; this is encoded by the coding sequence ATGATCCCGTACCTGATCCGCCGGTTGTGGCAGAGCGTCATCGTCGTCTTTGGCGTCGTGACGGTCGTGTTCTTCGTCCTCCAACTGACGGGTGATCCTGTCAGGATCATGCTGGGCGAGACCGCCTCGGAAGAGGACATCCAGAACGTCAAGCGCCAGATGGGCCTGGACCGCCCGATCTACGAGCAGTACGTCAGCTTCCTGGTCAAAGCGGGGCGCGGCGACTTCGGCGAGTCGATACGGCAGCGCGGTCAGCCGGCCATGGCCATTGTGCTGAGCCGCTATCCCGCCACCATCAAGCTGGCGTTCCTGGCCCTCGCCACCTCGGTGCTGCTGGCGACGATTCTCGGCGTGATCTCCGCCATTAAGCGGTACACCTGGATCGACAGCGTCGTGATGTTCCTGGCGCTGATCGGCCAGTCGGTCCCGAACTTCTGGCTCGGGATCATGCTCGTGTTGATCGTGGCCGTCCAGTTCGGCTGGTTGCCCTCGCAGGGAGCGGGGGACGGCGGCCTCCGCTACCTGATCCTGCCGATGCTGACGCTGGCCGCCCCCGGCCTGGCCCGACTGACGCGCCTGGTGCGCTCGGGCATGCTCGACATCCTGGGGCACGACTACATCCGGACGGCCCGCGCCAAGGGACTCCATGAGAGTCGGGTGGTCTTCGGGCACGCGCTCAAGAACGCTGCGATTCCGCTGGTGACGGTCATCGGCCTGGACATGGGGGCGCTGCTTGGCGGGGCGGTGGTCACCGAGCAGATCTTCGCCTGGCCGGGCGTCGGCCTCGAGGTGATCATCGCCATCAACGGGCGCGACTTCCCGGTGGTGCAGGCCGCCGTGTTCGTGGTGGCGGTGTCGTTCGTCCTGATCAACCTCGTGGTGGACCTTGCGTACACCTGGCTGGACCCGCGCGTGCGCCTGGTCTAG
- a CDS encoding ABC transporter permease, translating to MAQRTATVLFEQDGQPEEAQRTPTRRARTDLWRTLRRARLGLIGVVVLAVIAVAAVAAPVIAPHDPIQGDLTASRVCPAFTTCPNLGGSFARTTASVGTMKYPLGTDANGRDVFSRIVYAAQISLIVGVTAVVIGGTVGVVLGLLSGYYGGSIDSLIMRIADIQLAFPFILLAIAIVAVLGGGLFNVILVLGIGSWVPYARIVRGQVFSAKSQEYVLAARAIGAQDRTVLFRHILPNVVTPAIIIATFGVAAAIIGEATLSFLGVGIQPPTPTWGNMLADGRAYVSSAWWLATFPGVAIMLTVFSINVIGDWLRDYLDPRLRNID from the coding sequence ATGGCACAGCGAACCGCGACCGTGCTGTTCGAGCAGGACGGGCAGCCTGAAGAGGCCCAGAGGACGCCGACGCGTCGGGCGCGCACCGACCTGTGGCGGACGCTGCGGCGTGCCCGCCTCGGCCTAATCGGCGTGGTGGTGCTCGCGGTGATCGCCGTGGCAGCCGTCGCCGCGCCGGTCATCGCGCCGCACGATCCGATTCAGGGCGACCTGACTGCCAGCCGCGTCTGCCCGGCCTTCACGACCTGTCCGAACCTCGGCGGCTCGTTCGCCCGCACCACGGCATCCGTCGGCACGATGAAGTATCCGCTCGGCACGGACGCCAATGGACGGGATGTGTTCAGTCGGATCGTCTACGCCGCGCAGATCTCGCTGATTGTGGGGGTGACGGCGGTGGTGATCGGCGGGACGGTCGGGGTGGTGCTGGGGCTGCTCTCCGGCTACTACGGCGGCTCCATCGACAGCCTGATCATGCGGATCGCCGATATCCAGCTGGCGTTCCCGTTCATTCTGCTGGCCATCGCCATCGTGGCGGTGCTGGGCGGCGGCCTGTTCAACGTGATCCTGGTGCTCGGCATCGGGTCGTGGGTGCCGTATGCCCGCATCGTTCGGGGGCAGGTGTTCTCGGCCAAGTCCCAGGAGTACGTGCTGGCGGCCCGCGCTATCGGCGCGCAGGATCGGACGGTCCTCTTCCGGCACATCCTGCCGAACGTGGTGACGCCCGCCATCATCATCGCCACGTTCGGCGTAGCGGCGGCGATCATCGGCGAGGCGACGCTCTCGTTCCTGGGCGTCGGGATCCAGCCCCCGACGCCGACCTGGGGCAACATGCTGGCCGACGGGCGGGCCTACGTCAGCTCGGCGTGGTGGCTGGCGACGTTCCCGGGCGTGGCGATCATGCTGACCGTCTTCTCGATCAACGTCATCGGCGACTGGCTGCGCGACTACCTGGACCCACGCCTGCGGAACATCGACTGA